Proteins found in one Enterococcus sp. 9D6_DIV0238 genomic segment:
- a CDS encoding HAD-IC family P-type ATPase, translated as MEWYRLTINEVFEKLNANKSGLSTTERAERHQKYGSNVLSKEEEVSNLQKFLSHFNDLLIYVLIGSAVLKGISGDFIDMSIILLVVIINAIIGYVQEAKASDSLDSLTAMMSTKAVVLVDQEKKTVDAETLVPGDIVYLNAGDIIPADLRIAESYNLVVEEAILTGESTPVEKNSDAIQTQAELGDRINTVFSGTLVNSGSGKGIVISIGDETELGKINQHLKSVEETETPLIRKMKGLNKQIFYVLAILIVFLAIFSLLFRELTGEELLSAMIALAVSAVPEGLPAVLSLILSVGVTRMAKQKAIIKKMPAVETLGSMTVICSDKTGTLTKNEMTVVSVALADEVIEDDQTEPNSKQLNKVEEDGPLRKMIEAALYCNDTKLTYKKGQREIIGNPTEGALLDWANHMALVEEVHEVNKIPFDSSYKYMATLVDVDQQRFIYLKGAPDVLLAKTSHQFTQNGIKEINFSYWEENIRLQAQKGQRILAAAFKEVAKTKDTIIHDDLKDMVLTGLFGIMDPPKPEAIEAVSISNKAGISVKMITGDHQDTAIAIAQEIGIKNYTNAMTGHEIEQLSDEELVDVVMTHDVYARTTPEHKLRLVNAIQKNDQIVGMTGDGVNDAPALKQADIGIAMGIKGTQVTKDAADMVLADDNFATITSAVKEGRRVYENLKKTIYFSLPTAFAQGLLVVVSLLIDKPLPLTSVQILWLNMVTTITLSFALGFEPLEKDGMTIPPRDPKENILNRYAVIRIFYVSVLLAGLGFIVNNYLAENGSSIEVMQTTLITTIVFGQIFYMLNCRDIYDFPIDKSIFSNKILWGTILILLLLQSALIYLPFMHIVFDTAAIGLQYWGLALLSGIVVFVIVEVEKKIYRIIGKDKK; from the coding sequence AGTGTTGAAAGGAATTAGTGGAGATTTCATTGATATGAGTATTATTTTGCTAGTAGTGATTATCAATGCGATCATCGGTTATGTTCAGGAAGCTAAAGCATCAGATTCATTGGATAGTTTAACTGCTATGATGAGTACGAAAGCTGTTGTATTAGTCGATCAGGAGAAAAAAACAGTGGATGCAGAAACATTGGTGCCGGGAGATATCGTTTATTTAAATGCAGGAGATATTATTCCAGCCGATTTACGAATCGCTGAATCCTACAATTTGGTTGTAGAAGAGGCAATTTTGACTGGAGAATCTACGCCTGTAGAGAAAAATAGTGATGCTATTCAAACGCAAGCAGAATTAGGTGATCGTATCAATACCGTATTTTCCGGCACACTTGTGAACAGCGGTTCTGGCAAAGGAATCGTTATAAGCATCGGTGATGAGACAGAGCTCGGAAAAATCAATCAGCATTTAAAGAGTGTGGAGGAAACAGAAACACCGTTGATTCGTAAAATGAAAGGGTTAAATAAACAAATCTTTTATGTATTAGCAATTTTGATCGTATTTTTAGCAATCTTTAGTCTTTTGTTCAGAGAGTTGACGGGGGAAGAATTACTATCAGCAATGATCGCCTTGGCAGTATCAGCAGTGCCAGAAGGATTACCGGCTGTATTATCTTTGATTTTATCTGTAGGTGTAACACGTATGGCTAAACAAAAGGCAATCATAAAAAAAATGCCTGCTGTAGAAACGTTAGGTAGTATGACAGTTATTTGTTCAGACAAAACAGGAACTTTGACAAAAAATGAAATGACTGTGGTTTCTGTAGCCTTAGCGGATGAAGTGATTGAAGACGATCAAACAGAACCAAATTCGAAACAATTGAATAAAGTTGAGGAAGATGGTCCGCTTAGAAAGATGATCGAAGCGGCTTTATATTGTAATGATACAAAACTTACGTATAAGAAAGGGCAAAGAGAAATTATTGGAAACCCAACCGAAGGAGCACTTCTGGATTGGGCAAATCATATGGCTTTGGTGGAAGAAGTCCATGAAGTAAACAAGATTCCTTTTGACTCTTCGTATAAATATATGGCTACTTTAGTCGATGTGGATCAACAACGGTTTATTTATTTAAAAGGTGCACCTGATGTTTTATTAGCTAAGACGAGTCATCAATTCACTCAAAATGGGATAAAAGAAATAAATTTCTCTTACTGGGAGGAAAATATTCGTCTGCAAGCACAAAAAGGACAGCGGATTTTAGCCGCTGCATTTAAGGAAGTAGCTAAGACAAAAGACACGATCATACATGATGATCTAAAAGACATGGTTTTGACCGGTTTATTTGGAATCATGGATCCTCCAAAACCAGAAGCAATCGAAGCTGTTTCGATCAGTAACAAAGCTGGAATCTCAGTGAAAATGATTACCGGAGATCATCAAGACACGGCTATTGCGATTGCACAAGAAATCGGCATCAAAAACTATACGAATGCTATGACAGGGCACGAAATCGAACAATTATCAGATGAAGAGCTAGTTGATGTGGTTATGACGCATGATGTTTATGCAAGAACTACACCAGAGCATAAATTACGATTAGTCAACGCCATTCAAAAAAATGATCAAATCGTTGGAATGACAGGTGATGGAGTAAATGATGCACCTGCTTTAAAACAAGCAGATATTGGAATAGCAATGGGAATCAAAGGAACACAGGTGACAAAGGATGCAGCAGATATGGTTTTAGCGGATGATAATTTTGCCACGATCACTAGTGCGGTCAAGGAAGGACGACGTGTGTATGAGAACTTGAAAAAAACAATTTATTTCTCATTACCGACCGCTTTCGCTCAAGGACTTTTAGTTGTTGTATCTTTATTGATCGATAAGCCTCTTCCGTTGACCTCAGTTCAAATTTTATGGCTGAATATGGTCACAACGATTACATTATCCTTTGCGTTAGGGTTTGAGCCCTTAGAAAAAGACGGAATGACGATACCGCCTAGAGATCCTAAGGAAAATATTTTGAATCGTTATGCAGTGATTAGAATTTTTTATGTATCTGTTTTACTGGCAGGGTTAGGTTTTATCGTGAATAATTATCTTGCTGAAAATGGTTCAAGTATTGAAGTGATGCAAACAACGTTGATTACAACGATTGTATTTGGCCAAATCTTCTATATGTTGAATTGTCGTGATATTTATGATTTCCCAATTGATAAAAGTATTTTTTCTAATAAAATTCTTTGGGGAACGATTTTGATATTATTATTGTTGCAAAGTGCATTGATTTATCTGCCATTTATGCATATTGTTTTTGATACAGCAGCAATCGGTCTTCAATACTGGGGCTTAGCGCTGTTATCAGGAATCGTCGTTTTTGTGATTGTTGAAGTGGAAAAGAAAATATATCGGATAATTGGAAAAGACAAAAAATAA